Proteins found in one Zea mays cultivar B73 chromosome 1, Zm-B73-REFERENCE-NAM-5.0, whole genome shotgun sequence genomic segment:
- the LOC100276538 gene encoding Protein trichome birefringence-like 19 produces MRTRLGRRQIIRVVVMRSLLHTTNSSSPPPGSSRKQQHCGSRCFVVSLLLVLLALVASDVYLSFPNRRRVLPLFPQQLLSRRQQRGGEGGCDIFRGEWVPDPDAPYYTNDTCKVIHEHYDCMGYGKPDLGFVNWRWQPDGCDLPRFNPWRFLHMMRGKTLAFVGDSLGRNHKDSLICLLTTVAEPTTSWPSSKHTVYYYADYNFTVAHFWAPYLVRHEQIDEDGPAHTGVWNLYLDEPDGVWAAHVAEFDYAVVSASSWFYRPSMLYEAGRLVGCHYCRLPNVTDLTLRYALRMATRAALRALSGADGRFRGTALLRTVDPSQYEGGEWNKDGNCVRTAPFRRGQNAVQGLEREFRTLQLEEFASAEKAATDGGGKVRMLLMDTTEAMILRADAHPSKYRGWTPEKHFTLHNDCVHWCLPGAIDTWNDMLLHMLK; encoded by the exons ATGCGCACGCGGCTGGGCCGGAGACAAATCATACGTGTAGTAGTCATGAGGTCTCTTCTCCACACCACCAATAGCAGTAGCCCGCCCCCTGGCAGCAGCAGGAAGCAGCAGCACTGCGGCAGCAGATGCTTCGTCGTGTCCCTTCTCCTGGTCCTGCTAGCTCTTGTAGCCTCGGACGTGTATCTCAGCTTCCCAAACCGACGACGGGTTCTTCCATTGTTCCCCCAGCAGCTTTTGTCTCGCAGACAGCAGCGAGGCGGCGAGGGCGGCTGTGACATTTTCAGGGGCGAGTGGGTGCCGGACCCGGACGCGCCCTACTACACCAACGACACCTGCAAGGTGATCCACGAACACTACGACTGCATGGGGTACGGCAAGCCGGACCTGGGCTTTGTCAACTGGAGGTGGCAGCCTGACGGCTGCGACCTTCCCCGCTTCAACCCATGGCGCTTCCTCCACATGATGAGGGGCAAGACCCTTGCCTTCGTTGGCGACTCCCTCGGCAGGAACCACAAGGACTCGCTCATCTGCCTCTTGACCACG GTCGCGGAGCCTACGACGAGCTGGCCGAGCAGCAAGCACACCGTGTACTACTACGCCGACTACAACTTCACCGTGGCCCACTTCTGGGCGCCGTACCTTGTCCGGCACGAGCAGATCGACGAGGACGGCCCAGCGCACACGGGCGTCTGGAACCTCTACCTGGACGAGCCAGACGGCGTGTGGGCGGCGCACGTCGCGGAGTTCGACTACGCCGTCGTGTCCGCGTCCAGCTGGTTCTACCGCCCCTCCATGCTGTACGAGGCCGGCCGGCTCGTCGGCTGCCACTACTGccggctgcccaacgtcaccgacctcACGCTGCGCTACGCGCTGCGCATGGCCACGCGGGCCGCGCTGCGGGCGCTGTCCGGCGCCGACGGCCGCTTCCGCGGCACGGCCCTGCTGCGCACCGTGGACCCGTCGCAGTACGAGGGCGGTGAGTGGAACAAGGACGGCAACTGCGTCCGGACGGCGCCGTTCCGTCGCGGCCAGAACGCGGTCCAGGGCCTCGAGCGTGAGTTCCGCACGCTGCAGCTGGAGGAGTTCGCGTCGGCGGAGAAGGCGGCGACGGACGGTGGCGGTAAGGTGAGGATGCTGCTGATGGACACCACGGAAGCCATGATACTGCGTGCGGACGCGCACCCGAGCAAGTACCGGGGGTGGACGCCGGAGAAGCACTTCACCCTGCACAACGACTGCGTGCACTGGTGCCTGCCCGGGGCCATTGATACGTGGAACGACATGCTGCTTCATATGTTGAAATGA